AGGTAAGTTTTCGGGGATGCCTCCTCCTGTAATGTGTGCCATTCCTTTTATGGGAATCCCCGTTTTTAATGCTGACAACACAGGTTTTACATATAATTTGGTGGGAGTTAAACAAATTTCTCCTAGGGTTTTTTCTCCTAATTCTTCACATTGATAATCCCAACTTAACCCCTCAGATTCAATTATTTTACGTACCAGAGAAAAACCATTACTGTGAATACCACTACTAGAAAGTGCGATCGCAACATTTCCTGCTTGAATAGCACTACCATCAATAATTCTACTTTTTTCCACAATACCAACACAAAAACCAGCTATATCATACTCACCCTGTTGATAAAATCCTGGCATTTCTGCTGTTTCACCCCCCAATAACGCACAACCGCTCTCTTTACAGCCAATAACAATGCCATTGATAACTTCTGCTAATTGATTACCATTTAATTTACCCGTAGCTAAATAATCCAGAAAGAATAAAGGTTCAGCCCCAGAAGTAAGAATGTCATTAACACACATCGCCACCAAATCAATTCCCACAGTATCATGACGATTCAATTGATGGGCAATTTTTAATTTTGTACCAACACCATCTGTACCTGAAATTAAGACAGGTTGTTGATAACCGGCAGGGATTTCAAAGCAACCACCAAACCCCCCTAAACCGCCTAAAACTTCTCTACGATAGGTACTAGCTACATTTTCCGATATTTTTTTGACAAATTCTCTTCCCGCTTCTACGTCAACTCCTGCCTGTTTATAATCCATTGTGCAATCTCCTTTAGATAAATTTTTTCAATAGATGAAATTTTACTCTTTAAATTGATCAAATTTTCTTATCGTATCGACACGGGAATTATTGATCATTTTTCGACCAAATTATCATACCATTATTGTCTAATTTTGGTCAAAATTTATCCTTTAAAAGAGTTTGTTTTATGAGATAATTTCACTTTAATAATCTTTTTTTCCTTTATAAATCAATTCATCAGCCTCTTCTATTTTTTTAAACATTCATGTAGCCACAAGAAACATAAATCCTTAAGTTATTTTCTTACTCAAAATACTACTATTTTTACAGATCCTATTTTTTTTACTTGTATTTAGCCGTTTAATTGATTAGTTATTTAAAACATTGAGAGCTTTTTTAAAATTAAATAAACTAACTATGGTACATATTAAAATTTATTTTATCTACCTATATAATTATATTAAATATTACAATATACTTTAAATAAGAAATAATTAACCATAAGTAAAAATCCTTATGTTAACTTAATTTAAGTTCACTCACATAAATAAAGTGTCATTCACAAGGAGCAAACTAACAGAAAAGCTCAATATTAAAGGCTTTCATTGTTCACTAAAGAAACATTATGGATAACAAAAATTGTCAAAGAGCTGTAAAAACAGCCTTATCAACTATCATCGGATTAAGTATCAGTGGGGTTTTAATCGCTCCAACTGTTCGAGCTAATGGCTATCAAGCACAAGATGGCGAAGTCACTTCTCCGATTCATAATGTCCTAGCGAAAACCTCTACCGCCCCAGTTAAAGAATTTCTCGTTACCAAACTCTATCAACATCAGTGGGATGATCAAGATGCTGTGACGCTTCACTATAACAATATTCCCCTACTAACATTTCTTGATACTCCTGATGGTAAAGCAATCAATAACGCCACCAATTTTGCAAAAAAACTAGAACAATTATCTTCTAACTCTGCTCAAGCATCAGAAATTAACGTTGCTTGGAATGCCAAAACTGAGGACTATGTAATCACTTTTGCTAATAACGAGTTAGTGAGAATTAACGAATACGTTATCTTACCAGATAGCACTGAAGATTTAGCCCATGATGCTTTACAGGCTACTAATCGTTTGCGTCGTTTAATGGGTAATGCAACTCCTTTAAAGGAAGTTAAAGGGCAACCTAAAGTTGTTGCGAAAAAACAAACTCAGAAAGCAACATTTGCGGGGGTCAAAAATTTACGCAAGGCGGCACAGGGGATTGCGTCTTGGTATGGACCGGGTTTTCATGGACGAAAAACTGCTAGTGGGGAAAGA
This is a stretch of genomic DNA from Cyanobacterium aponinum PCC 10605. It encodes these proteins:
- the purM gene encoding phosphoribosylformylglycinamidine cyclo-ligase, with the protein product MDYKQAGVDVEAGREFVKKISENVASTYRREVLGGLGGFGGCFEIPAGYQQPVLISGTDGVGTKLKIAHQLNRHDTVGIDLVAMCVNDILTSGAEPLFFLDYLATGKLNGNQLAEVINGIVIGCKESGCALLGGETAEMPGFYQQGEYDIAGFCVGIVEKSRIIDGSAIQAGNVAIALSSSGIHSNGFSLVRKIIESEGLSWDYQCEELGEKTLGEICLTPTKLYVKPVLSALKTGIPIKGMAHITGGGIPENLPRCLPTDKSIEVKLDSWTIPPIFQWLKKKGNVSLEDMLNTFNMGVGFVVIVEAQEADKTIQHFQSSGIDTFLIGKVIEGKQTIIFN
- a CDS encoding septal ring lytic transglycosylase RlpA family protein — its product is MDNKNCQRAVKTALSTIIGLSISGVLIAPTVRANGYQAQDGEVTSPIHNVLAKTSTAPVKEFLVTKLYQHQWDDQDAVTLHYNNIPLLTFLDTPDGKAINNATNFAKKLEQLSSNSAQASEINVAWNAKTEDYVITFANNELVRINEYVILPDSTEDLAHDALQATNRLRRLMGNATPLKEVKGQPKVVAKKQTQKATFAGVKNLRKAAQGIASWYGPGFHGRKTASGERFNQNALTAAHRSLPFGTRVKVTNLNNGRSVVVRINDRGPFTRGRIVDLSAGAARVIGLKSSGVAPVRIQILGR